One Fusobacterium nucleatum genomic window carries:
- a CDS encoding tripartite tricarboxylate transporter permease encodes MTLWLIAGAFLAAFLGGIIYSIVGIIPGTDETATMAPVTLVLVLLKVHPIILFSWTIGIMVAMQITHTIPTSMAALPGSTMAVPMVYYSSLAKRLGIPHIAMRKMAAGSLIGSIIAVPFSVIFAYLLAPLGDKISPYIGLIFTIGAVIIAYMSNARWAAVICLIPYSFLIQGFQRLSTEAVGKNLFISIFMGITIGPMISELFNILVPKMRNKQKREKPNEIWLAPDSKKKLSLYPNPFKLLTRKQNKDVLVTSVVSTASFTFSPVGTTVLLGELVAGRKKELYEKVTSTVGVQDAVSNATYIGGIIIPLLAFGLPLSPVALGPAAPLFNAPPVFTVSPINNLHNYLDVWHYIVFGFIGIFGGSLLAYPVSITKARSWTEKMFKGISHEALIGSFLGLIFMLAYYEAGFIGIIIALCIGLFGGILHNIFEIHTGVQFMAYYASAWIVSHLLALV; translated from the coding sequence ATGACTTTATGGCTTATTGCTGGTGCATTTTTAGCTGCATTTTTAGGTGGTATTATATATTCTATTGTTGGAATTATCCCTGGAACTGATGAAACAGCAACCATGGCTCCTGTAACTTTAGTACTTGTATTATTAAAAGTTCATCCTATTATATTATTTTCATGGACTATTGGAATTATGGTTGCTATGCAAATAACACATACTATTCCAACTTCAATGGCAGCATTACCAGGAAGTACAATGGCTGTCCCTATGGTTTATTATAGTTCTTTAGCAAAACGATTAGGAATACCTCATATAGCAATGAGGAAAATGGCGGCAGGATCTTTAATTGGTTCTATTATTGCAGTTCCATTTTCAGTAATTTTTGCATATCTTTTAGCTCCATTAGGAGATAAGATTAGTCCCTATATTGGTTTGATATTTACTATTGGAGCAGTTATAATAGCATATATGTCAAATGCAAGATGGGCTGCAGTTATTTGTTTAATTCCTTATTCATTTTTAATTCAAGGCTTCCAAAGATTAAGTACAGAGGCTGTTGGAAAAAATTTATTTATTTCAATTTTTATGGGAATTACAATTGGACCAATGATTTCAGAACTATTTAATATTCTTGTTCCTAAGATGAGAAATAAACAGAAAAGAGAAAAACCAAATGAAATTTGGTTAGCTCCAGATTCTAAGAAAAAGCTTTCCTTATATCCAAATCCTTTTAAACTTCTTACAAGAAAACAAAATAAAGATGTTTTAGTTACTTCTGTTGTTAGTACAGCCTCATTTACATTCTCACCTGTTGGGACAACTGTTCTTTTAGGAGAATTAGTGGCAGGAAGAAAAAAAGAATTATATGAGAAAGTAACTTCAACTGTTGGAGTACAAGATGCAGTAAGTAATGCAACTTATATTGGAGGAATTATTATACCATTATTAGCATTTGGTTTACCTCTTAGTCCAGTAGCTTTAGGACCAGCTGCTCCATTATTTAATGCTCCTCCTGTATTTACAGTATCTCCAATTAATAATTTACATAATTATTTAGATGTTTGGCACTATATAGTATTTGGCTTTATAGGAATATTTGGAGGAAGTTTATTAGCTTATCCAGTCTCAATAACAAAAGCAAGATCATGGACTGAAAAAATGTTTAAAGGAATTAGCCATGAAGCATTAATAGGATCATTTTTAGGATTAATATTTATGTTAGCTTACTATGAAGCAGGATTTATAGGGATTATAATAGCACTTTGTATTGGTTTATTTGGGGGAATTCTTCATAATATTTTTGAAATTCATACTGGAGTTCAATTTATGGCTTATTATGCTTCAGCTTGGATAGTTTCTCATTTATTGGCTTTGGTATAA
- the galE gene encoding UDP-glucose 4-epimerase GalE codes for MSILVCGGAGYIGSHVVKYLLEKNEDVVVVDSLITGHVDAVDERAHLELGDLKDEDFLNRVFEKYQIDGVIDFAAFSLVGESVEEPLKYFENNFYGTLCLLKVMKNHNVNKIVFSSTAATYGEAENMPILETDRTEPTNPYGESKLAVEKMFKWCANAYGLKYTALRYFNVAGAHPSGEIGEAHTCETHLIPLILQVALGQREKIAIYGDDYPTPDGTCIRDYIHVMDLADAHYLALNRLRNGGDSQIFNLGNGEGFSVKEVIEVTRKVTGHPIPAEVSPRRAGDPARLIASSKKALDTLKWIPKYDKLEQIIETAWNWHKNHPNGYED; via the coding sequence ATGTCTATATTAGTTTGTGGAGGAGCAGGCTATATTGGTAGCCATGTTGTTAAATATCTATTAGAAAAAAATGAAGATGTTGTTGTAGTTGATAGCTTAATCACAGGGCATGTTGATGCTGTTGATGAAAGAGCTCATTTAGAGCTTGGAGATTTAAAAGATGAAGATTTTTTAAATAGAGTTTTTGAAAAATACCAAATAGATGGCGTTATAGATTTTGCTGCTTTCTCTTTAGTTGGAGAAAGTGTAGAAGAACCTTTAAAATATTTTGAAAATAATTTCTATGGTACTCTTTGCTTATTAAAAGTTATGAAAAATCATAATGTTAATAAAATAGTATTTTCTTCCACTGCTGCAACTTATGGAGAAGCAGAAAATATGCCTATACTTGAAACTGACAGAACAGAACCTACTAATCCTTATGGAGAAAGTAAACTTGCTGTTGAAAAGATGTTTAAATGGTGTGCCAATGCCTATGGATTAAAATATACTGCTTTAAGATATTTCAATGTTGCTGGTGCACATCCAAGTGGAGAAATTGGAGAAGCTCATACTTGTGAAACACATTTAATTCCATTAATTTTACAAGTTGCTCTAGGACAAAGAGAAAAAATAGCAATCTATGGAGATGATTACCCTACTCCTGATGGAACTTGCATAAGAGACTATATTCATGTAATGGATTTAGCAGATGCACATTATCTTGCTTTAAATAGATTGAGAAATGGTGGAGATAGCCAAATATTTAACTTAGGAAATGGAGAAGGTTTCTCTGTAAAAGAAGTTATAGAAGTTACAAGAAAGGTTACAGGACACCCTATTCCAGCAGAAGTTAGTCCAAGAAGAGCAGGAGACCCTGCAAGACTTATAGCTTCATCTAAAAAAGCTTTAGATACATTAAAATGGATTCCAAAATATGATAAGTTAGAACAAATTATTGAAACTGCTTGGAACTGGCATAAAAATCATCCAAATGGATATGAAGACTAG
- a CDS encoding UDP-glucose--hexose-1-phosphate uridylyltransferase — protein MEIYSLINRLIKYALKNSLITEDDIMFVRNELMALLHLKDWQDVKEDYQIPEYPQEILDKICDYAVEQKIIEDGVTDRDIFDTEIMGKFTAFPREIIETFKELSQQNIKLATDFFYNFSKKTNYIRTERIEKNLYWKSPTEYGDLEITINLSKPEKDPKDIERQKNMPQVNYPKCLLCYENVGFSGTLTHPARQNHRVIPLTLENERWYFQYSPYVYYNEHAIIFCSEHREMKINRDTFSRTLDFINQFPHYFIGSNADLPIVGGSILSHDHYQGGNHEFPMAKSEIEKEVTFDEYPSIKAGIVKWPMSTIRLKSLNRKDLVDLADKILKAWREYTDEEVGIFAYTDSTPHNTITPIARRRGDYFEIDLVLRNNRTDEANPLGIFHPHSEHHNIKKENIGLIEVMGLAVLPGRLKMEMRKIAEYLKDKDFEKKIFEDKDTQKHLTWLKAFINKYSNIKNLSVDEILENILNVEIGLTFSRVLEDAGVFKRDEKGKNAFLKFINHIGGRF, from the coding sequence ATGGAAATTTATTCTTTAATTAATAGACTTATAAAATATGCTCTTAAAAATTCATTGATAACAGAAGATGATATTATGTTTGTTAGAAATGAATTAATGGCATTATTACATTTAAAAGATTGGCAAGATGTAAAAGAAGATTATCAAATACCAGAATATCCACAAGAGATATTGGATAAAATCTGTGACTATGCAGTAGAACAAAAAATAATAGAAGATGGGGTTACAGATAGAGATATTTTTGATACAGAAATTATGGGAAAATTCACTGCTTTTCCAAGAGAAATTATAGAAACTTTTAAAGAACTTTCTCAACAAAATATAAAATTAGCAACTGATTTTTTCTATAATTTTTCTAAAAAGACTAACTATATTAGAACTGAAAGAATAGAAAAAAATCTATATTGGAAAAGTCCCACAGAGTATGGAGATTTAGAAATCACTATAAATTTATCTAAGCCAGAAAAAGATCCAAAGGATATTGAAAGACAAAAAAATATGCCACAAGTAAATTATCCTAAATGTCTTTTATGCTATGAAAATGTTGGTTTTTCTGGAACTTTAACTCACCCTGCAAGACAAAATCATAGAGTTATACCTTTGACTTTGGAAAATGAAAGATGGTATTTCCAATATTCACCTTATGTTTACTACAATGAACATGCAATAATATTCTGTTCAGAACATAGAGAGATGAAAATTAATAGAGATACTTTTTCAAGAACTTTGGACTTTATAAATCAATTTCCACATTATTTTATAGGTTCTAATGCAGATTTACCAATAGTTGGGGGTTCTATTCTAAGTCATGACCACTATCAAGGTGGAAACCATGAATTTCCTATGGCTAAGTCAGAAATTGAAAAAGAAGTTACTTTTGATGAATATCCAAGTATAAAAGCTGGAATAGTCAAATGGCCTATGTCTACTATAAGGTTAAAGTCTTTAAATAGGAAAGATTTGGTTGATTTAGCTGATAAAATTTTAAAGGCTTGGAGAGAGTACACAGATGAAGAAGTTGGAATATTTGCCTATACAGACTCAACTCCACACAATACTATAACTCCTATTGCTAGAAGAAGAGGAGATTATTTTGAAATTGATTTAGTTCTAAGAAATAATAGAACTGATGAAGCTAATCCTTTAGGTATTTTCCACCCACATAGTGAACACCACAATATTAAAAAAGAAAATATTGGGCTAATAGAAGTTATGGGACTTGCAGTTTTACCTGGAAGATTAAAAATGGAAATGAGAAAGATTGCAGAATATCTAAAAGATAAAGATTTTGAAAAGAAAATTTTTGAAGATAAGGATACTCAAAAACATTTAACTTGGTTAAAAGCCTTTATAAATAAATATTCTAATATTAAAAATCTATCAGTAGATGAAATTTTAGAAAATATTTTAAATGTTGAAATTGGTTTAACATTCTCAAGAGTTCTTGAAGATGCAGGAGTATTTAAAAGAGATGAAAAAGGAAAGAATGCTTTTCTTAAATTTATAAATCATATTGGAGGTAGATTCTAA
- a CDS encoding galactokinase has protein sequence MLENLVNDFKEIFKYSGEVETFFSPGRVNLIGEHTDYNGGFVFPCALDFGTYAVVKKREDKIFRMYSKNFENLGIIEFNLDNLVYEKKDDWANYPKGVVKTFLDRNYKINSGFDVLFFGNIPNGAGLSSSASIEVLTAVILKDLFKLDVDMVEMVKMCQVAENKFIGVNSGIMDQFAVGMGKKDNAILLDCNTLNFEYVPVKLKNMSIVIVNTNKKRGLADSKYNERRSSCEEAVKVLNNNRVNIKYLGELTVAEFEKVKHYITDEEQLKRATHAVTENERAKIAVEFLKKDDIAEFGKLMNKSHISLRDDYEVTGLELDSLVEAAWEEKGTVGSRMTGAGFGGCTVSIVENDYVDSFIKNVGKKYKEKTGLEASFYIANIGDGAGKVK, from the coding sequence ATGTTAGAAAATTTAGTAAATGACTTCAAAGAAATTTTTAAATACAGTGGGGAAGTGGAAACATTTTTTTCACCAGGTAGAGTAAATTTAATTGGTGAACATACAGATTACAATGGAGGTTTTGTTTTTCCATGTGCCTTAGATTTTGGAACTTATGCAGTTGTTAAGAAAAGAGAAGATAAAATTTTTAGAATGTACTCTAAGAATTTTGAAAATTTAGGAATTATTGAATTTAATTTAGATAATTTAGTTTATGAAAAAAAAGACGACTGGGCTAACTATCCAAAAGGTGTTGTTAAAACTTTCTTGGATAGAAACTATAAAATAAATAGTGGTTTTGATGTACTATTTTTTGGAAATATTCCTAATGGTGCAGGACTTTCTTCATCAGCTTCTATTGAAGTTTTAACAGCTGTTATACTTAAAGATTTATTTAAACTTGATGTTGATATGGTTGAAATGGTTAAAATGTGCCAAGTGGCAGAAAATAAATTTATTGGAGTAAATTCAGGAATTATGGATCAATTTGCAGTTGGTATGGGTAAAAAAGACAATGCTATTTTACTTGACTGTAATACTTTAAATTTTGAATATGTTCCAGTAAAGTTAAAAAATATGTCAATAGTTATTGTTAACACTAATAAAAAGAGAGGTTTAGCTGATTCAAAATACAATGAAAGAAGAAGTTCTTGTGAAGAAGCAGTTAAAGTTTTAAATAATAACAGAGTTAATATTAAGTATTTAGGAGAACTTACTGTTGCTGAATTTGAAAAAGTTAAACACTATATAACAGATGAAGAACAATTAAAAAGAGCAACTCATGCAGTTACTGAAAATGAAAGAGCAAAAATTGCTGTTGAATTTTTGAAAAAAGATGATATTGCAGAATTTGGAAAATTAATGAATAAATCTCATATTTCTTTAAGAGATGATTATGAAGTTACAGGTTTAGAACTTGATAGCCTTGTAGAAGCTGCTTGGGAAGAAAAGGGAACTGTTGGTTCTCGTATGACAGGAGCTGGTTTTGGTGGTTGTACTGTAAGCATAGTTGAAAATGACTATGTTGATAGCTTTATAAAAAATGTTGGAAAAAAATATAAGGAAAAAACAGGTTTGGAAGCTAGTTTCTATATAGCAAATATTGGGGATGGAGCAGGAAAGGTGAAATAA
- a CDS encoding MliC family protein has protein sequence MKKFTMLALAMSLFLVACGEKKEEKPAEQPATEAAAPATEAPATEATATTTEAPAAEAKTFALKTEDGKEFTLVVAADGATATLTDAEGKATELKNAETASGERYADEAGNEVAMKGTEGILTLGDLKEVPVTVETK, from the coding sequence ATGAAAAAATTTACAATGTTAGCACTAGCTATGAGTTTATTCTTAGTAGCTTGTGGAGAAAAGAAAGAAGAAAAACCAGCTGAACAACCTGCTACAGAGGCAGCTGCACCTGCTACAGAAGCACCTGCAACTGAAGCTACTGCAACAACAACTGAAGCACCTGCTGCAGAAGCTAAAACATTTGCATTAAAAACTGAAGATGGAAAAGAATTCACATTAGTAGTTGCCGCTGATGGAGCTACTGCAACTTTAACTGATGCTGAAGGAAAAGCAACTGAATTAAAGAATGCTGAGACTGCATCTGGAGAAAGATATGCAGATGAAGCTGGAAATGAAGTTGCTATGAAAGGTACAGAAGGTATTTTAACTTTAGGAGATCTTAAGGAAGTACCAGTAACTGTTGAAACTAAATAG
- the ptsP gene encoding phosphoenolpyruvate--protein phosphotransferase → MKQDILIKGIPASPGIAIGKAFLYKENKLEIVEKSTLSKEEEIERLVKGREIAKNQLEEIKENTLKKLGKDKADIFEGHITLLEDEELFSEIDSKISQKKCTAEFALNEAIDEYATMLANLEDAYFKERAGDLRDIGKRWLYGVMNIQVADLSKLEPETIIVAKELNPSDTAQINLDNVLAFVTEIGGKTAHSSIMARSLELPAVVGVGAVLNELENNETLIVDAIKGEVIVSPNTETLELYKEKREKFLKEKEELKALKDKEAISKDGIKVDVWGNIGSPNDVKGIISNGGFGIGLYRTEFLFMEKESFPTEDEQFEAYKIVAEELKGYPVTIRTMDIGGDKSLPYMELPKEENPFLGWRAIRVCLDREEILRTQFKALLRASKYGQIKIMLPMIMDIGEIRKAKAIFEECKKELQEKEIEFDKNIMLGIMVETPAVAFRAKYFAKECDFFSIGTNDLTQYTLAVDRGNEKIANLYDTYNPSVLQAIKMLIDGAHEGGIKISMCGEFAGDENAVALLFGMGLDAFSMSGISIPRVKRIIMKLDKKECQNLIERVLSLSTASEIKEEVKKFMEKI, encoded by the coding sequence ATGAAACAAGATATTTTAATAAAGGGAATTCCAGCTTCACCTGGGATAGCAATAGGAAAAGCATTCCTATATAAAGAAAATAAATTAGAGATAGTTGAGAAATCTACTTTATCTAAAGAAGAAGAAATTGAAAGATTAGTAAAAGGTAGAGAAATTGCTAAAAATCAACTAGAAGAGATTAAAGAAAATACTTTAAAGAAACTAGGAAAAGATAAGGCTGATATTTTTGAAGGACATATCACTTTATTAGAAGATGAAGAATTATTTTCTGAAATTGATTCCAAAATTTCTCAAAAAAAATGTACTGCTGAATTTGCTTTAAATGAAGCCATTGATGAATATGCAACTATGCTTGCAAATTTAGAAGATGCATATTTTAAAGAAAGAGCAGGAGATTTAAGAGATATTGGGAAAAGATGGCTATATGGTGTTATGAATATACAAGTAGCTGATCTTTCTAAATTAGAGCCAGAAACAATTATTGTAGCAAAAGAATTAAATCCTTCTGATACTGCACAAATAAATTTAGATAATGTTTTAGCTTTTGTAACAGAAATTGGTGGAAAAACTGCACACTCATCTATTATGGCAAGATCATTAGAGCTACCAGCTGTTGTTGGAGTAGGAGCAGTTTTAAACGAGCTAGAAAATAATGAAACTTTAATAGTTGATGCTATAAAAGGTGAAGTAATTGTTTCACCTAATACAGAAACTTTAGAGTTATATAAAGAAAAAAGAGAAAAATTTTTAAAAGAAAAGGAAGAATTAAAAGCTTTAAAAGATAAAGAAGCTATTTCAAAAGATGGGATAAAAGTTGATGTTTGGGGAAATATAGGTTCTCCTAATGATGTAAAAGGGATTATTTCAAATGGTGGTTTTGGAATAGGACTTTATAGAACAGAATTTTTATTTATGGAAAAAGAATCTTTTCCAACTGAAGATGAGCAATTTGAAGCATATAAAATAGTTGCAGAGGAATTAAAAGGTTATCCTGTAACTATAAGAACTATGGATATAGGTGGAGATAAATCACTTCCATATATGGAACTTCCAAAAGAGGAAAACCCATTTTTAGGTTGGAGAGCAATAAGAGTTTGTTTAGATAGAGAAGAAATTTTAAGAACTCAGTTTAAAGCACTTTTAAGAGCTTCAAAATACGGGCAAATAAAAATAATGCTTCCAATGATAATGGATATTGGAGAGATAAGAAAAGCAAAAGCTATTTTTGAAGAATGTAAAAAAGAATTACAAGAGAAAGAAATAGAATTTGATAAAAATATTATGCTAGGAATAATGGTAGAAACTCCTGCTGTTGCATTTAGAGCAAAATATTTTGCAAAAGAATGTGATTTCTTCTCAATAGGAACAAATGATTTAACTCAATATACTTTAGCAGTTGATAGAGGAAATGAAAAAATTGCAAATCTATATGATACATATAATCCTAGTGTGTTACAAGCTATAAAAATGTTAATTGATGGTGCACATGAGGGAGGAATAAAAATTTCAATGTGTGGTGAGTTTGCAGGAGATGAAAATGCTGTAGCACTTCTATTTGGAATGGGCTTAGATGCTTTTTCAATGTCAGGAATCTCAATTCCAAGAGTAAAAAGAATTATCATGAAATTAGATAAAAAAGAGTGCCAAAATTTAATTGAAAGAGTTCTATCTCTATCAACAGCTTCAGAAATTAAAGAAGAAGTTAAAAAATTTATGGAAAAAATATAG
- a CDS encoding HPr family phosphocarrier protein, with translation MTSKTVEIVNETGLHTRPGNEFVSLAKTFSSQISVENEAGVKVNGTSLLKLLSLGIKKGSKITVYADGEDENEAVDKLSSLLENLKD, from the coding sequence ATGACAAGCAAAACAGTTGAAATAGTAAATGAAACTGGGTTACATACAAGACCTGGAAATGAGTTTGTAAGTTTGGCAAAGACATTCTCTTCACAAATAAGTGTAGAAAATGAAGCAGGAGTAAAAGTAAATGGTACTTCATTATTAAAATTACTTTCATTAGGAATCAAAAAGGGAAGTAAAATAACTGTATATGCTGATGGTGAAGATGAAAATGAAGCAGTTGATAAATTATCATCTCTTCTTGAAAACTTAAAAGACTAA
- a CDS encoding ABC transporter ATP-binding protein codes for MEKKDINIVNVNKSFDGVQILKDINLKIEQGEFFSIIGPSGCGKTTLLRMIAGFISPDSGAIYLGDENIVDLPPNLRNVNTIFQKYALFPHLNVFENVAFPLRLKKVDEKTINEEVNKYLKLVGLEEHSSKKISQLSGGQQQRVSIARALINKPGVLLLDEPLSALDAKLRQNLLIELDLIHDEVGITFIFITHDQQEALSISDRIAVMNAGKVLQVGTPAEVYEAPADTFVADFLGENNFFSGKVTEIINEELAKINLEGIGEITIELDKKVKIGDKVTISLRPEKIRLSKNEIKNTKNFVNSVAVYVDEYIYSGFQSKYYVHLKNNENLKFKIFMQHAAFFDDNDEKAIWWDEDAYITWDAYDGYLVEVESEKK; via the coding sequence TTGGAAAAAAAAGATATAAATATAGTTAATGTAAATAAAAGTTTTGATGGAGTTCAAATTTTGAAAGACATTAATTTAAAGATAGAGCAAGGAGAATTTTTTTCTATAATAGGTCCATCTGGTTGTGGTAAAACCACCCTTTTAAGAATGATAGCTGGATTTATTTCTCCAGATAGTGGAGCTATATATCTTGGTGATGAAAATATAGTTGACTTACCACCAAATCTTAGAAATGTAAATACTATATTTCAAAAATACGCTCTTTTTCCACATTTGAATGTTTTTGAAAATGTAGCTTTTCCTTTAAGACTTAAAAAAGTTGATGAAAAAACAATAAATGAAGAAGTTAATAAATATTTAAAGCTTGTTGGTTTAGAAGAACATAGTTCAAAAAAAATTAGCCAACTATCAGGAGGGCAACAACAAAGAGTTTCAATAGCAAGAGCCTTAATCAATAAACCAGGAGTTCTATTGCTAGATGAACCTCTATCAGCTCTTGATGCAAAATTAAGACAAAATCTTTTAATAGAGCTTGATTTAATTCATGATGAAGTTGGAATAACTTTTATATTTATTACTCATGACCAACAAGAAGCTCTTTCTATTTCAGATAGAATAGCAGTTATGAATGCAGGAAAAGTTTTACAAGTAGGTACTCCTGCTGAAGTCTATGAAGCTCCTGCTGATACTTTTGTTGCAGACTTTTTAGGAGAAAATAATTTTTTCAGTGGAAAAGTTACTGAAATTATAAATGAAGAATTAGCTAAGATAAATTTAGAAGGTATTGGAGAAATAACTATTGAATTGGATAAAAAGGTTAAAATTGGGGATAAGGTAACTATCTCTTTAAGACCTGAAAAAATAAGACTTTCAAAAAATGAAATTAAAAATACTAAGAATTTTGTAAATAGTGTAGCTGTCTATGTTGATGAATATATTTATTCTGGTTTCCAAAGTAAATACTATGTACATTTAAAAAATAATGAAAATTTAAAATTTAAAATCTTTATGCAACATGCTGCTTTCTTTGATGATAATGATGAGAAAGCTATATGGTGGGATGAAGATGCTTACATCACTTGGGATGCCTATGATGGTTATCTAGTGGAGGTGGAAAGTGAAAAAAAATAG
- a CDS encoding ABC transporter permease: protein MKKNSKLGLSYSLPINIWLTVFFLIPILIILSYSFLKRGTYGGVEFKLSFETFNIFVDKVFLTILFNTIYISILITIFTVLLAIPISYYIARSRHKQELLFLIIIPFWTNFLVRIYSWIALLGNNGFINHFLMKLHIINEPIKMLYNVPAVVIISVYTSLPFAILPLYAVVEKFDFSLLDAARDLGATNFQAFRKVFIPNIKAGIITSTIFTLIPALGSYAVPKLVGGTNSLMLGNVIAQHLTVTRNWPLASTISGALIVLTSIVVWLFSKYEEKENKVGENNV from the coding sequence GTGAAAAAAAATAGTAAGTTAGGTTTAAGTTATTCTTTACCAATAAATATTTGGTTAACAGTTTTTTTCCTTATTCCTATTTTAATTATTCTGTCATATTCTTTTTTAAAAAGAGGAACTTATGGTGGAGTAGAATTTAAACTTTCATTTGAAACTTTTAATATATTTGTTGATAAAGTATTTTTAACAATACTTTTTAATACTATATATATTTCTATTTTGATAACTATTTTTACTGTCTTGCTTGCTATTCCTATTTCATACTATATAGCTAGGTCAAGACATAAACAAGAACTTTTATTCTTAATAATAATACCTTTTTGGACAAATTTTTTAGTAAGAATATATTCTTGGATAGCACTTTTAGGAAATAATGGTTTTATTAATCATTTTCTTATGAAACTTCATATAATTAATGAGCCTATAAAAATGCTATACAATGTTCCTGCTGTTGTAATAATTTCTGTGTATACAAGTTTACCTTTTGCAATTTTACCTTTATATGCAGTTGTTGAAAAATTTGATTTTTCTCTTTTAGATGCAGCAAGAGATTTAGGTGCAACAAATTTTCAAGCTTTTAGAAAAGTTTTTATTCCTAATATAAAGGCTGGAATAATAACTTCAACTATTTTTACATTAATTCCAGCATTAGGTTCTTATGCAGTTCCTAAGTTAGTTGGAGGGACAAACTCACTTATGCTTGGAAATGTTATTGCTCAACATTTAACTGTTACTAGAAACTGGCCTTTAGCTTCAACAATCTCAGGTGCTTTAATAGTTTTAACAAGTATAGTTGTATGGCTATTTTCAAAATATGAAGAAAAAGAAAACAAAGTAGGTGAAAATAATGTCTAA
- a CDS encoding ABC transporter permease encodes MSNKLDRRKTSLIIFIFTMIFFYLPLIVLVIYSFNDGKGMVWNGFSLRWYKELFKHSSNIWKAFYYSIFIALISSFVSTVIGTFGAIALKWFDFKGKKYLKNLSVLPLVVPDIIIGVSLLIMFATLKFKLGITTIFIAHTTFNIPYVLFIVLSRLDEFDYSIVEAAYDLGATNRQILTKVIIPMLLPAIISAFLMALTLSFDDFVITFFVSGPGSSTLPLRIYSMIRLGVSPVVNALSVILIVISILLTLSTKKLQKNFIK; translated from the coding sequence ATGTCTAATAAGCTGGATAGAAGAAAAACATCTTTAATAATTTTTATTTTCACTATGATATTTTTTTATTTACCATTGATAGTATTGGTTATTTATTCTTTTAATGATGGTAAAGGAATGGTTTGGAATGGTTTTTCTTTAAGATGGTATAAAGAACTATTCAAACATTCTAGCAATATCTGGAAAGCATTTTACTATAGTATCTTTATTGCTCTTATTTCATCTTTTGTTTCAACAGTTATAGGGACTTTTGGTGCTATTGCTTTGAAATGGTTTGACTTCAAGGGTAAAAAATATTTAAAAAATCTAAGTGTTTTACCTCTTGTAGTACCAGATATAATAATTGGAGTTTCACTTCTTATTATGTTTGCTACATTAAAATTTAAGTTAGGGATTACAACAATTTTTATTGCACACACAACATTTAATATTCCCTATGTCTTATTTATAGTTCTTTCAAGACTTGATGAATTTGATTACTCTATTGTTGAGGCAGCCTATGATTTAGGAGCAACAAATAGACAAATTTTAACAAAGGTTATTATTCCAATGTTATTGCCAGCTATAATTTCAGCATTTTTAATGGCTCTAACATTATCTTTTGATGACTTTGTAATAACATTCTTTGTTTCAGGTCCAGGTTCTTCAACTTTACCACTTAGAATTTATTCTATGATAAGACTAGGAGTGTCTCCTGTTGTAAATGCCCTCTCTGTGATATTGATTGTTATCTCAATTTTGCTAACGTTATCAACAAAGAAATTACAAAAAAATTTCATAAAATAG